In a single window of the Acidobacteriota bacterium genome:
- a CDS encoding SLC13 family permease, translating to MTYEIAIVLAVLALAVFLFVTEKLRVDMVALLVMGLLLLSGIITPAQGVAGFSNPATLTVAAMFVISAGLFRTGAVTFLGDFTGRVFKRGFWYGTIVVILVVGVLSAFINNTPVIAIFLPILLGVARETGISASKILMPVSFASMFGGICTLIGTPSNILVSSIAEDNGLRAFTMFEFTPLGLILFVAGTAYLVFVGIRLIPERRGSGDLVDDFSLSEYLTEIVLLPDSISVGKEIKEAPLVRDLELMILKITRGETIIQLPSADEILEADDVLLVRCDLEQIRALQEKEGVLFKAQTKWGDESLTTNSYRLLEAVILPTSNLVGQTLHTSHFRERYDATVLAIRHKGKLVKEKLSETELSSGDLLLIEIKDAKVANFRRSGDFIITSEMETTEFRRAKATIAIAIVVGVVLGPSLGIAPIVVTSLAGAIALVLVGCLSIDEAYEAVDWKIVFMIAGILSLGTALDTTGTSRIISEYMVAYIGALGPIALVSAFYLLTMFFTNAMSNNATAALLAPIAISTANTLNVDPIPFLMAIAFSCATSFMTPVGFQTNTMIYGPGQYKFVDFVKVGTPLNILFWIIASIMVPIIWPLWP from the coding sequence ATGACTTACGAGATCGCGATCGTCCTCGCCGTCCTTGCCCTCGCCGTTTTTCTTTTCGTCACAGAAAAACTGCGTGTGGATATGGTCGCTCTGCTCGTAATGGGGCTTTTGCTGCTGAGCGGGATAATTACACCTGCCCAGGGTGTCGCCGGATTCAGCAATCCTGCGACACTCACCGTCGCGGCTATGTTCGTGATCAGCGCCGGCCTGTTCAGAACCGGAGCCGTTACATTTCTGGGCGATTTCACGGGCCGCGTGTTCAAACGAGGGTTTTGGTACGGAACCATCGTGGTCATCCTGGTTGTCGGTGTTTTGTCCGCTTTCATAAATAACACGCCTGTCATTGCCATTTTCCTTCCCATCCTACTGGGCGTGGCGCGAGAGACGGGCATCAGCGCTTCAAAGATACTGATGCCCGTCTCATTTGCATCGATGTTCGGTGGCATCTGCACATTGATCGGCACTCCCTCCAATATCTTGGTCAGTTCGATAGCAGAAGATAACGGCCTGCGAGCATTCACAATGTTCGAGTTCACGCCGCTGGGATTGATACTTTTCGTCGCGGGGACAGCCTATTTGGTATTCGTCGGCATCCGGCTTATACCTGAGCGACGCGGTAGCGGCGATCTGGTAGATGATTTTTCGCTGAGCGAGTATTTGACAGAGATCGTTCTGCTGCCGGATTCGATATCGGTGGGAAAAGAGATAAAAGAAGCGCCGCTTGTGCGTGATCTTGAACTGATGATACTAAAGATCACCCGCGGCGAGACGATCATTCAGCTTCCGTCTGCTGACGAAATTCTCGAAGCGGACGACGTCTTGTTGGTGCGGTGCGATCTGGAACAGATACGTGCCCTGCAGGAAAAAGAAGGAGTTCTTTTCAAAGCCCAAACAAAGTGGGGCGACGAAAGCCTGACAACGAATTCATACAGGCTTTTGGAAGCGGTCATACTTCCGACGTCGAATCTTGTCGGGCAAACGCTGCATACATCGCATTTTCGTGAGCGATACGATGCAACTGTGCTCGCTATTCGCCATAAGGGAAAACTTGTAAAAGAAAAGCTTTCTGAGACAGAGCTTAGCTCGGGCGACCTCTTGCTGATCGAGATCAAGGACGCCAAGGTCGCAAATTTTCGCAGGAGCGGCGATTTCATCATCACTTCCGAGATGGAAACGACCGAGTTTCGGCGTGCGAAGGCGACCATAGCGATAGCCATTGTCGTGGGCGTGGTCTTAGGCCCGTCCCTAGGCATTGCTCCGATCGTCGTAACTTCGCTTGCGGGTGCCATCGCATTGGTCCTGGTCGGTTGCCTTTCGATCGATGAGGCATATGAGGCCGTCGATTGGAAGATCGTGTTTATGATCGCCGGGATCCTATCGCTAGGGACAGCCCTGGATACAACCGGGACATCGAGAATTATTTCCGAGTACATGGTTGCTTATATTGGAGCACTTGGCCCAATAGCACTCGTCTCTGCGTTCTATCTGCTGACAATGTTTTTTACCAATGCAATGTCGAACAATGCGACGGCCGCGCTGCTTGCCCCGATCGCGATATCGACGGCAAACACTCTAAATGTAGATCCGATCCCGTTTTTGATGGCGATAGCATTTTCATGTGCGACCAGTTTCATGACGCCGGTCGGTTTTCAAACCAACACGATGATCTACGGTCCCGGACAGTATAAGTTTGTCGACTTCGTAAAGGTCGGCACTCCGCTGAATATTCTGTTCTGGATCATTGCGAGCATCATGGTACCGATCATTTGGCCGCTTTGGCCGTAA
- a CDS encoding redoxin domain-containing protein, with amino-acid sequence MTNEIFEIPVRTIDGEDTTLGNYKGKTLLIVNVASKCGLTPQYEGLEKLYKEYNDKGFEVLGFPCNDFKGQEPGTEEEIKDFCSTNYNVTFPMFSKVGILENRHPLYASLIAAQPEANVNNGDGMEERLRNFGHTRTDPTDVLWNFEKFLVSKNGDIVSRFAPDVTPDDERLRAAVEAEL; translated from the coding sequence ATGACAAACGAAATTTTTGAAATACCTGTCCGAACCATCGACGGTGAAGATACGACCCTCGGCAACTACAAAGGCAAGACGCTGCTCATCGTGAACGTCGCGTCAAAGTGCGGGCTGACGCCGCAATACGAAGGCCTCGAAAAACTCTATAAAGAATACAATGACAAGGGATTTGAGGTCCTCGGCTTCCCTTGCAACGATTTCAAAGGCCAGGAACCAGGCACTGAGGAAGAGATCAAAGACTTTTGCTCGACGAATTACAACGTCACCTTCCCGATGTTCTCTAAGGTCGGTATCCTCGAAAACCGTCACCCGCTTTATGCAAGCCTGATCGCCGCTCAGCCCGAAGCGAACGTGAATAACGGCGACGGCATGGAAGAGCGGCTTCGCAATTTCGGCCACACACGCACGGATCCGACGGACGTGCTGTGGAATTTTGAGAAATTCCTCGTCAGTAAGAACGGCGATATCGTGTCCCGTTTCGCCCCTGACGTCACTCCTGATGACGAACGCTTGCGTGCTGCTGTCGAGGCTGAACTCTAA
- the ald gene encoding alanine dehydrogenase: MKIGLPKEIKDNEYRVGLTPAGVQALENAGHEVFVQKTAGEGSGFTDEQYVKAGATMLETADEVWEASDMIVKVKEPIAPEYPRMRENQLLFTYLHLAPEFELTKQMMERNVTGVAYETITDVNGKLPLLTPMSEVAGRMSVQVGATYLEKMNGGKGILLGGVPGVPAANVVIIGGGIVGTEAAKMAVGLGAKVTIIDRNLDRLRQLDDIFLSKVQTLASSRYQIEEAISHADLVIGAVLVVGAAAPKLVTRDMLHLLPKGSVLVDVAVDQGGCFETTRATTHSNPTYYEEGVLHYCVANMPGAVPRTSTFALTNATLPYALDLANKGFERAIKEDVGLREGVNTYAGKCTYEAVATSQDIEYTPLDSLIDLKAAAA, translated from the coding sequence ATGAAGATCGGATTACCAAAAGAGATCAAAGATAACGAATATCGCGTCGGGCTAACGCCGGCGGGCGTGCAGGCGTTGGAGAATGCGGGGCACGAAGTTTTTGTGCAGAAAACGGCTGGCGAAGGCTCAGGTTTTACTGACGAGCAGTACGTCAAGGCCGGCGCAACAATGCTCGAAACGGCTGATGAGGTTTGGGAAGCGAGCGACATGATCGTCAAGGTCAAAGAACCGATCGCACCTGAATATCCGCGTATGCGTGAGAACCAGCTGCTTTTCACATACCTGCACCTTGCCCCTGAATTCGAACTGACCAAGCAGATGATGGAACGCAATGTGACAGGTGTCGCTTATGAGACCATCACAGATGTAAACGGAAAACTGCCGCTTTTGACGCCTATGTCCGAGGTTGCCGGACGTATGTCGGTACAGGTCGGCGCGACGTATCTGGAAAAGATGAACGGCGGCAAGGGAATTTTGCTTGGCGGTGTTCCGGGTGTTCCTGCGGCGAATGTCGTCATCATCGGCGGCGGAATTGTGGGCACTGAGGCCGCAAAAATGGCAGTCGGTTTGGGTGCAAAGGTGACCATCATCGACCGCAATTTGGACCGTTTGCGGCAGCTTGACGATATTTTCCTGTCAAAAGTGCAGACGCTTGCATCGTCGCGTTATCAGATAGAAGAAGCGATCTCGCACGCCGACCTCGTCATTGGTGCTGTGCTGGTCGTCGGTGCTGCTGCTCCGAAACTCGTAACACGCGATATGCTGCATCTGCTCCCGAAAGGATCGGTTCTGGTTGACGTTGCGGTCGATCAGGGCGGCTGCTTTGAGACGACGCGTGCTACGACGCACTCGAATCCAACCTATTATGAAGAGGGCGTGCTGCATTACTGCGTCGCGAACATGCCGGGAGCAGTGCCGCGTACATCGACTTTCGCATTGACGAACGCGACCTTGCCGTACGCACTTGACCTAGCGAACAAGGGTTTCGAACGCGCCATTAAAGAGGACGTCGGCCTGCGTGAGGGCGTAAATACCTATGCGGGCAAATGCACCTACGAAGCGGTCGCGACGTCGCAGGATATCGAATACACGCCGCTTGATTCGCTGATCGACCTGAAAGCCGCAGCAGCGTAA
- a CDS encoding SLC13 family permease, with product MEHLFIISIIVVALLLFAFEVFRPDVVAIGVTVVLLLTGTVTIEEGFSGFSNPAVITVIAMFILSYGLIRTGVADSIAEFILKVGASGPITLTLTIMFTIGIMSAFMNNIGAVAILLPAMFAIAKRAEYPVTKLLIPLSFGSLLGGLTTVIGTPPNLLVSIALEEQGFRGFRMFDFAPTGLAVMCVGALYMTFVGRHLIPKRKATGGLTDEYELENYLTEVLVPESSPLVDVSIRDSELNANYGLTILKIYRHIDAEKVSLQPSPDTVLRSGDRLIVEGKIMDILRDKDSSPLQIWAETKFTDESLTEESVQLAEVAIAPNAKILGDTIEEGYLRRRFEILVLALRRRGQTLQERFISVPLEVGDVLLVQGSPDALNEMAKSSNFLVVNRLEKATRQTRKAPIALAIMAIAVISAATGLLHISIAGILGVFLMVVTGCVRPQDMYYEVEWRVIFLIACMMPLGIAMDDKHAGTARWLADWIVLGTGDYGPYVLLACLILFTTMITEVMSNAAAAVLLAPIGIAIATGMGYEPYPFLMGIAIGASTTFLTPIGHQANVLVYGVGNYRFTDFPKVGAPLNAIIFIVAMIFVPLVWPFTEYVAK from the coding sequence ATGGAACATCTATTCATAATTTCGATCATAGTTGTCGCACTCTTGCTTTTCGCGTTCGAGGTGTTTCGGCCTGACGTTGTTGCGATCGGTGTGACGGTCGTCCTGCTCCTGACGGGGACCGTTACTATCGAAGAGGGATTTTCGGGTTTCAGCAATCCTGCGGTGATCACTGTCATCGCGATGTTCATATTGAGCTACGGCCTTATTCGAACCGGTGTCGCCGATTCCATCGCAGAATTCATTCTCAAGGTCGGTGCAAGCGGACCGATCACATTGACGCTGACAATAATGTTCACCATAGGCATCATGTCTGCCTTTATGAACAACATCGGTGCCGTCGCGATACTTCTTCCCGCGATGTTCGCGATCGCAAAAAGGGCGGAGTATCCCGTTACGAAGCTTCTCATACCGCTTTCATTCGGCTCGTTGCTAGGCGGGCTGACGACCGTTATCGGTACGCCGCCAAACCTTCTTGTTTCCATCGCACTTGAAGAACAGGGTTTCCGCGGGTTTCGAATGTTTGATTTTGCCCCGACCGGCCTAGCGGTCATGTGCGTCGGTGCACTTTATATGACCTTTGTTGGCCGTCATCTCATCCCGAAGCGAAAGGCGACCGGCGGACTCACCGACGAATACGAGCTTGAGAATTACCTTACCGAGGTTCTAGTGCCGGAATCCTCACCGCTTGTCGACGTTTCTATCCGCGATTCGGAACTGAATGCCAACTACGGACTGACCATCTTGAAGATATACAGGCACATAGATGCCGAAAAGGTCTCTTTGCAACCTTCTCCTGACACGGTTCTACGATCAGGCGACCGTCTTATCGTAGAAGGCAAGATAATGGATATTCTTCGCGATAAGGACAGCAGTCCTCTTCAGATTTGGGCGGAAACCAAGTTCACAGACGAGTCTCTAACCGAGGAAAGCGTTCAGCTTGCGGAGGTCGCGATCGCCCCAAATGCAAAGATCTTGGGAGATACCATCGAAGAAGGCTATCTTCGTCGAAGATTTGAAATTCTTGTTCTGGCGCTTCGTCGTCGTGGGCAGACATTGCAGGAGCGGTTCATCTCGGTCCCGCTGGAGGTCGGAGATGTCCTGCTGGTGCAGGGCTCGCCTGACGCACTCAACGAGATGGCGAAAAGCTCCAATTTTCTTGTTGTGAATCGTCTAGAAAAAGCGACACGGCAGACACGAAAAGCTCCTATCGCACTCGCGATCATGGCAATTGCGGTCATCTCGGCCGCGACGGGCCTTTTGCACATCTCGATCGCCGGGATATTGGGTGTTTTCCTTATGGTCGTTACCGGTTGCGTTCGCCCGCAGGACATGTACTATGAGGTCGAATGGAGGGTCATATTTCTTATCGCTTGTATGATGCCGCTTGGGATTGCGATGGATGACAAACATGCCGGAACAGCGCGCTGGCTGGCCGATTGGATAGTTCTCGGTACAGGTGATTATGGACCGTATGTCCTTCTCGCCTGTCTCATCTTGTTTACAACAATGATCACCGAGGTAATGTCAAATGCCGCCGCCGCCGTGCTTCTTGCACCCATAGGCATCGCCATTGCCACAGGTATGGGTTATGAGCCGTATCCATTTCTCATGGGCATAGCGATAGGCGCGTCAACCACATTCCTGACGCCTATAGGCCATCAGGCCAACGTTCTCGTTTACGGCGTAGGCAATTATAGATTCACCGATTTTCCAAAAGTGGGAGCACCGCTCAACGCAATAATTTTTATCGTTGCAATGATCTTCGTTCCGCTCGTTTGGCCGTTTACTGAATATGTCGCAAAATGA
- a CDS encoding DUF512 domain-containing protein, which produces MYEFAVTPAVTQLRRPGVTITEVETGSLGEELELRPGDRIVRVNGRPVRDHLDFRYQTAGETDLLFEVRRPGSDVFEVEFDREEGEPLGLMFEQIVPRQCANECLFCFCKGNPEDARPSLFVRDEDIRLSFLYGNYTTLTSITEDEMKRVIEQRLSPQYVSVHATDLKTRAYLLGVDEKRADISNKLQLLIDNGIEIHAQVVLCPGINDGEILGITLNDLAAYYPSVVSVAIVPVALTRYNTDERLTRVTPEFCRELIAQISALQTEFRSRLGTTFAFLGDEIYLKAGVDVPEREHYGDYPQIEDGVGMVRSFVSEFAAMIVKKRPRQQAADVRTHEFAVRPVKTAAPDKPQVISRRGTILTGEMFAPIMRELIGSFNETTGSDLQVVAVPNKYFGGDVSVAGLMSGSDIAAVRNEIVGDFAVMPSVAVKSDEPVMIDGMIFDDLKKQIPVELIALDTAKFLNLLSAIADL; this is translated from the coding sequence ATGTATGAATTCGCGGTAACGCCTGCTGTAACGCAGCTTCGCCGTCCCGGGGTGACCATAACTGAGGTCGAAACGGGCAGTCTCGGCGAAGAGCTCGAGCTGCGTCCCGGCGACCGCATCGTCCGCGTGAACGGCAGGCCCGTACGCGATCATCTCGATTTTCGATATCAGACCGCCGGCGAGACCGATCTGCTATTTGAGGTGCGGCGTCCCGGAAGTGACGTTTTCGAAGTTGAATTTGACCGCGAAGAAGGTGAGCCGCTGGGGCTTATGTTCGAGCAGATCGTCCCGCGGCAATGTGCGAACGAATGTCTGTTCTGCTTTTGCAAGGGCAACCCTGAAGACGCCCGTCCGTCGCTGTTCGTTCGCGATGAGGACATACGGCTTTCTTTCCTTTACGGCAACTACACTACGCTGACCTCGATCACCGAGGACGAGATGAAACGCGTGATCGAACAGCGTTTATCACCGCAGTATGTCTCAGTACACGCCACCGATCTGAAAACGCGGGCCTATTTGCTCGGCGTTGACGAAAAGCGTGCGGACATCTCGAACAAACTGCAGCTGCTGATAGACAACGGTATCGAGATCCACGCTCAGGTCGTTCTGTGCCCCGGCATCAACGACGGAGAAATACTGGGAATAACCCTGAACGATCTCGCGGCATATTATCCGAGCGTCGTATCCGTAGCGATCGTACCCGTGGCGTTGACACGATACAACACCGATGAACGCCTGACCCGCGTTACGCCGGAGTTTTGCCGTGAGTTGATCGCCCAGATATCTGCTCTGCAAACCGAATTTCGGAGCAGACTTGGCACCACATTCGCATTCCTTGGTGATGAGATATATCTGAAGGCCGGGGTCGATGTGCCCGAACGTGAACACTACGGAGACTATCCGCAGATCGAGGACGGCGTGGGAATGGTACGCTCGTTTGTGAGCGAGTTCGCGGCGATGATAGTGAAGAAAAGGCCGCGTCAGCAGGCTGCCGATGTGCGAACGCATGAGTTTGCTGTAAGGCCCGTAAAGACGGCTGCACCCGACAAGCCCCAAGTGATCTCAAGGCGAGGCACAATACTAACAGGTGAGATGTTCGCACCGATAATGCGGGAGCTGATCGGCAGCTTTAACGAAACGACCGGATCGGATCTGCAGGTCGTGGCTGTGCCGAATAAATATTTTGGCGGCGACGTGTCGGTCGCGGGACTGATGTCGGGCAGTGATATTGCTGCGGTTCGCAATGAGATCGTTGGCGACTTTGCGGTGATGCCGTCGGTCGCCGTCAAATCCGACGAGCCGGTCATGATCGACGGGATGATCTTCGATGATCTGAAAAAGCAAATTCCCGTTGAACTCATCGCACTCGATACGGCAAAGTTCCTTAACCTGTTATCGGCGATCGCAGACCTTTAG